The genomic segment ACCgctctttcttctttcactaATTTATTCTTCGCCGCCGCAATGTCAATCCCCGATGATGGATCTCCCGTCGGCATGGCCATCGATTCTTCCACCGCCGTAACCgtcgccaccaccaccactaggCGAGTTCCTCCACCGTGCTGGACCGACGAGGAAACCGCTGCGCTTGTCAACGCCTACAAGGATAAGTGGTTCGCCCTCCGCCGTGGGAACCTCCGTGCGGCTGATTGGGACGACGTCGCCGCGGCTGTTTCGTCTTCGTCCACCGTAGGAGGTACCCCGAAATCAGCCATCCAATGTCGACACAAGATCGAGAAGCTTCGCAAACGTTATCGCGGCGAAAAACAACGAGCTCTTAATCGGCCAGGCAAGTTCTCTTCCTCTTGGGATTTGTTCCCAATATTGGATGCTATGGGGTTCGCTCCGGTGACTCCAGCGGCCGTAGAAACTTACGATCCCGATGTGGATCATGATGATGAGAGTAACGGTTTGGATGGATTTAGGGCTAGATCGAAGAGGTCTGGGAAGTTTAGCGGTGGTTACTCTGATTCACCTCGAGAAGGATATGGGGTTAGATCTAGGGCAAGGAGTAACATGAAATTGTATAGTGGTTTCAAGTCTGAGTTTGATTCAGATCACGATTCAGGAAGTGGATTTGGATTGAAAAGGAAATACAATGGGAATCAAAAGGTTAGTGCTGATTTTGATGCTGATTCGGATGATGAGATTGTGTTAGTCCCGAAGACAACCAGGCTTAGGACTCATGGCAAGCCTTCCTCTGGTGATTTTAGCcacagtggtggtggtggtttccCGTTGAAGTCGTTTGGTGATCGGAACTTTTCTTCTCATGGGTTTAAACCCAAGAACTTCAGTAAGACTGAACCTAATTTCTCTCAGGATCTGGATTATGATGATgagtatgatgatgatagagCAGAGAGGGAAGGATTCAACCCGAGGATTCAGAGTTCTAGGAGCTCTTCACGAGGGAATGGCTACAGCAGGAAAGAAGGGGGGAGCTATCCTCGGAACGCTGGTGTTTCCAATGGGTATGGATCGTCTTCTAGGTTCAAGCATGAGCAAATGAATGCAGCAGCAGAAGTTGAGTCTGACCCGATTGATGAAGTTGTTTCTTCTGTTAAGATGTTGACAGAAATGTTTGTGAGGGTGGAGAATTCgaagatggagatgatgagGGAGATGGAGAAGTCGAGAATGGAGATGGAGCTGAAGCATTGCCAGATGATGCTTGAGTCGCAGCAGCAGATCATAGGCGCGTTTGCTGAAGCATTGAGCGAGAAAAAGAGCACAACAAATGCAAGGAGGCCGGTTTCGTAGTAGAAGAACTCTTTTTAACGCTGAATTAGCGGTTCATAACATGGATTTTCATATGCTATAATGATCAAATAGCTCTCTGAGTGTAGTACGAACTACGAAGTGTCATCTTCGAGTTACTAGGAACAGAAACGGCAGTGAAATTTGATGCAAGTAATGCAGGTTAAGTTGTTAATTATTGgcattttgataatttgataagATGACATTTGTGTTTTAACATAGCATAGCCAAATTGTGTCTGCAGTGAGCCagtgactttttgttttttttttatatgttggaGCAGAGAAGTAAACTCATTTTTTCCCGCCTTTCAACTTGGAAAATTCGATACTTGCCCATAGGCAGAAGTAATTCGCTGGCTGGTACAAATTGTCTACAGAACTTTGTTTCATATAACAACGTTCACAGTCTAGGGACAATACCTTAATAGCGAACTTATTAGAGTTGGAAAACATAACAAAGGGACATAAGTCATCCTACTGAAAAACGAAACAGACACCAAAGTGGAGGGAAATTCTGGAAGAAGAGCTAATTCCATCAGACAATAATAAACAGTTAAAACACTTGAACTTGAACGCTTCAGGCTTCATTACGATAGCTCCTGAGATGAGGTAAAGTACCTCGCCGGAAAGTCCACTCGGTTCCGGCGACGTTTGTTCATAAAGAATGCCACGACAGGAGGTGATAATATAAATCCTGTAATCACCGGGTATGCAAAGGGCAACAGGGACACTGCGATCTCTCCAAATGAGCTCTTTGGATTTGGGAATGTATCGATGAAGGATGCATAATTAGCAATACCGAGAGCCGCTGTTGAACCATAAAGAACCATCCACATAGGCAGTCCAATTATGAGAATCATGATCACATATAGAGATGAGAAGAAGGCAATTCCGTTAAGGATATAAAAAAACAAGGCATTNATGAACATAGGGTATCCGTTTTGTGTTAGTACCGACTCTCTTTTTTGGAACAGTTGAGTAACTTCTCTTATTCTTTATCCCCCTTGCAACTTAGAATATTTAGTAACTTTCACTCAGGCAGTGGAAACTCGCAGGTCGTTGCAAGCAGTCTAGAGAATTCGTCTGATGGAATTTATTATCATTGTAAGCTGCGTATAAGCTACTGTCACAGTCAATTTGGTAATATCGTAATGGTGAACATGCAAAAGTGGAAAACACAATTCACAATTCAACTGAACAAAGGGACCGAAACTCAAATCTGACATAAGGTGGAAAGCAAACTAGACACAAAAGTTTGGGGGAAATTTGGAAGGAGAGAGCGCTGATCCCAGCCAACACAGTTTAAATACCTCTTGACTACTTCACGCATCAGCATCATCACGATAGCTACTGAACTGAGCTGAAGTACCTCGCCGGAAAATCAACTCGGTGTCGGCGGCGTTTGTTG from the Camelina sativa cultivar DH55 chromosome 12, Cs, whole genome shotgun sequence genome contains:
- the LOC104731871 gene encoding trihelix transcription factor ASIL2-like — translated: MSIPDDGSPVGMAIDSSTAVTVATTTTRRVPPPCWTDEETAALVNAYKDKWFALRRGNLRAADWDDVAAAVSSSSTVGGTPKSAIQCRHKIEKLRKRYRGEKQRALNRPGKFSSSWDLFPILDAMGFAPVTPAAVETYDPDVDHDDESNGLDGFRARSKRSGKFSGGYSDSPREGYGVRSRARSNMKLYSGFKSEFDSDHDSGSGFGLKRKYNGNQKVSADFDADSDDEIVLVPKTTRLRTHGKPSSGDFSHSGGGGFPLKSFGDRNFSSHGFKPKNFSKTEPNFSQDLDYDDEYDDDRAEREGFNPRIQSSRSSSRGNGYSRKEGGSYPRNAGVSNGYGSSSRFKHEQMNAAAEVESDPIDEVVSSVKMLTEMFVRVENSKMEMMREMEKSRMEMELKHCQMMLESQQQIIGAFAEALSEKKSTTNARRPVS